A single region of the Kwoniella botswanensis chromosome 1, complete sequence genome encodes:
- a CDS encoding glycine cleavage system H protein, translated as MISLRLARPASSILRTALAPQARAKAMSFSAVRFISTRYTTDHEWVSFDSNSNIGTVGITDYAQKALGDVVFVELPGQGAEVAQGDSIGAVESVKAASDIYAPVSGVIEEINETLADQPGLLNKAPEGNGWLAKIKLSDPSEFEALLNAEAYKAHCEGQ; from the exons atgatctccCTCCGACTCGCTCGAccagcttcttccatcctcagGACCGCCCTTGCTCCTCAAGCTAGAGCCAAGGCAATGAGTTTCTCAGCCGTCAGGTTTATCTCTA CTCGATACACCACAGATCACGAATGGGTATCTTTCGACTCAAACTCTAATATCGGTACAGTCGGTATTACAGATTACGCTCAGAAGGCTTTAGGAGATGTTGTCTTTGTTGAGTTGCCTGGACAAGGTGCAGAGGTCGCTCAGggtg ATTCTATCGGTGCCGTTGAATCTGTCAAAGCAGCTTCAGATATCTACGCACCCGTATCAGGTGtgattgaagagatcaatgaGACTTTGGCGGATCAACCTGGTTTATTGAACAAGGCTCCAGAAGGtaatg GATGGCTCGCCAAGATCAAACTCTCCGATCCATCCGAATTCGAAGCTCTCTTGAATGCTGAAGCTTACAAGGCCCACTGCGAAGGCCAATAA
- a CDS encoding phosphoribosylamine-glycine ligase, which yields MSEITSFPPPSTDLSVLLLGSGGREHALAYKLSQSKRVSKIYVCPGNGGTALMGGKVSNLSIPWGAPPAFKPIIEFAQSNKIDLVVPGPEQPLVDGVEGAFKKIGIPVFGPSPQAAMLEGSKSLSKEFMFRHNIPTAQFRSFTSNQYTQAVEYIQSNPFSSGRCVIKASGLAAGKGVLIPETNEEALEALKSVMVDKEFGDAGDEVVVEEYLTGPEISVLAFSDGYTIIPMPAAQDHKRIGEGDIGPNTGGMGAYAPAPVATKEILERVVKESLEPTIKGLREDGYPFVGMLFTGFMLTPDGPKVLEYNVRFGDPETQALMLLLDDETDLAEVMLAAVERRLDSVKLGYRDGYAVSVVLASQGYPGKYPKGVPMTINPDMPSGVHVFHAGTAIKDDTGVTDGGRVLAVCASGSTLREAVDLAYSGVDQISWEGKTYRRDIAYRALSSEPTTSSTSAPSGGLTYAAAGVSITAGNDLVEAIKPVVKATRRPGADSNIGGFGGAFDLAACGYEDPILVSGTDGVGTKLRVALDYGKHSTVGIDLVAMSVNDLIVQGAEPLYFLDYYACSKLDVPVATDVITGIAEGCLQAGCALIGGETAEMPGMYHTDDYDLAGFAVGVVERRQLLPSNDIKENDVLIALSSSGPHSNGYSLIRKIVSLSGLSLTDIAPWSKGSQKVGDALLEPTKIYIKSLLPGIKGGLYKGMSHITGGGFTENIPRIFEGDLGVQLDLGSYQLPEIWKWLMKTGQVEAKEMVRTFNCGVGMVIIVDSTKVDSALQSLAENGENGWVIGKVVKGKGVSYTGLETFGQ from the exons ATGTCAGAaatcacctctttccctcctccttccaCCGACCTCTCCGTTCTCCTTCTCGGATCAGGAGGTCGAGAACATGCCTTGGCCTATAAACTCTCTCAGTCCAAGAGAGTATCGAAGATCTACGTTTGTCCAGGTAACGGTGGGACCGCCCTAATGGGAGGAAAGGTATCTAATCTTTCTATACCTTGGGGCGCTCCACCAGCTTTCAAACCAATCATCGAATTTGCTCAAAGCAACAAGATAGATTTAGTTGTACCTGGTCCAGAACAACCTTTGGTAGATGGAGTCGAAGGAGCATTCAAGAAAATTGGTATACCAGTATTTGGACCTTCACCTCAAGCTGCAATGTTGGAAGGATCCAAATCCTTATCTAAGGAATTCATGTTCCGACATAATATCCCTACTGCTCAATTCCGTTCATTCACCTCGAATCAATATACCCAAGCTGTCGAGTACATCCAATCGaatcctttctcatctgGACGATGCGTTATCAAGGCGTCAGGCTTGGCGGCAGGCAAAGGAGTTTTGATTCCTGAAACCAATGAAGAGGCAttagaagctttgaagaGCGTAATGGTAGATAAGGAATTTGGAGATGcaggagatgaagttgtaGTGGAAGAGTATCTTACTGGACCGGAAATTAGCGTGTTGGCGTTTTCAGATGGATATACTATTATACCTATGCCTGCTGCTCAGGATCATAAGAGgattggagaaggagatatcGGACCGAACACTGGTGGGATGGGTGCTTATGCCCCTGCTCCAGTGGCTACTAAGGAAATCTTGGAAAGAGTGGTAAAAGAGAGTCTAGAACCTACTATCAAAGGATtgagagaggatg GCTACCCATTCGTAGGAATGTTGTTCACCGGGTTCATGCTCACTCCCGATGGACCTAAAGTTTTGGAATACAATGTCAGATTCGGTGATCCAGAAACTCAAGCTCTGATGTTActtttggatgatgagactgATCTTGCTGAGGTCATGCTT GCTGCTGTGGAAAGACGACTCGATTCAGTTAAACTTGGCTATCGAGATGGATACGCTGTCTCAGTCGTCCTTGCATCTCAAGGATATCCAGGCAAATACCCTAAAGGTGTACCTATGACCATTAACCCGGATATGCCATCTG GCGTACACGTCTTCCACGCCGGTACGGCTATCAAGGACGACACCGGAGTGACCGACGGTGGACGAGTCCTTGCAGTTTGCGCATCCGGTTCGACCCTCAGAGAAGCTGTCGATCTCGCTTATTCTGGTGTCGACCAAATCTCCTGGGAAGGCAAGACCTACCGAAGAGATATAGCTTATCGAGCTCTTTCTTCTGAACCCACCacatcttctacctctgctCCATCAGGAGGATTGACCTATGCTGCTGCGGGAGTATCCATCACGGCAGGAAACGACTTGGTGGAAGCTATCAAACCCGTTGTCAAGGCTACCCGACGTCCCGGTGCTGATTCGAATATCGGTGGATTCGGTGGGGCATTCGACCTCGCCGCATGTGGGTATGAAGATCCAATTCTGGTTAGTGGTACCGACGGTGTGGGAACTAAACTTAGAGTCGCTTTGGATTACGGTAAACACTCTACTGTCGGTATTGACCTTGTGGCAATGTCAGTAAACGATTTGATCGTCCAAGGAGCGGAACCATTATATTTCTTGGATTATTACGCCTGTTCGAAATTGGACGTGCCTGTCGCTACCGACGTCATCACTGGAATAGCCGAGGGATGTCTTCAAGCTGGATGTGCCCTCATTGGAGGTGAGACAGCAGAAATGCCAGGAATGTACCATACAGACGATTACGATCTTGCTGGATTCGCTGTCGGTGTAGTTGAACGAAGACAACTTTTACCTTCGAACGATATAAAAGAAAATGACGTTTTGATTGCCTTATCGTCGAGTGGACCTCATTCGAATGGTTATTCCTTAATTCGAAAGATCGTTAGTCTATCTGGATTAAGTTTGACGGATATTGCACCATGGAGTAAAGGCAGTCAGAAAGTTGGTGATGCCTTGTTAGAACCTACCAAGATATATATCAAGTCGTTGTTACCGGGTatcaaaggtggattgtACAAGGGGATGTCACATATAACAGGAGGTGGATTTACCGAGAATATACCTAGGATATTCgagggtgatttgggtgTACAGTTGGATTTGGGTAGTTACCAATTGCCTGAAATTTGGAAATGGTTAATGAAGACTGGACAAGTAGAAGCCAAAGAGATGGTGAGAACGTTCAACTGCGGTGTGGGTATGGTCATCATTGTAGATTCTACCAAAGTCGATTCAGCTCTTCAGAGTTTAGCTGAGAATGGTGAGAACGGATGGGTCATTGGGAAAGTAGTTAAAGGGAAGGGTGTTAGCTATACCGGATTGGAAACTTTCGGTCAGTAA